CATGATCCTTGGGGCCTGCGTGTGGGTCTACGGGGATGTCCCGCTCGCGGACGCATTGGCGCGGATCGCCGACGCCGGCTGCGACGGCGTCGAACTCCCCGGCGAGCCGGACCGGATGCGAGCATCAGAGGTACGACGCCTTCTGGCACGCCACCGTCTCACACCGGTGGCCTTGACGGCTTCGTGCAAAGTCCCCGAAACGCGCCGCGACCTAGGACATCCCGACCCCGCCGTGCGGTCGGCGGCGGTCGCCTACGTGGTGGAGTGTCTGCGGTTCGCCGCCGACGCCGGTGTCCCCCTGGTGCAAATGCTGCCGTCCGGAGAATCCCGCCTTGCGCCGATAGCGGACCGCGCGGACGAGTGGCGGTGGTCGGTGGAGGCCATGCGGCTGGCGGCCCGAGAAGCGGAGCGTCTGGGCGTGCGCGTCGCTGTGGAGCCGCTCAACCGGTACGAGGCGTACCTCGTGACGACGGTAGACGAGGGCCTAGCTTACCTCGACGCCGTTGCCTCTCCGTGGGTTGGCCTGACGCTCGATCTGTTCCACGCCAACATCGAGGAGCGCACGATCCCCGGCGCTATCGGGACCGCCGGGGCCCGACTCTTCCACGTGCACGTTGCCGATACGACGCGGGAGGGGTTGGGCCGCGGGCACCTCGATCTTGAGACGTGCATCGCTGGGCTGCACACTATCGGGTACGAGGGAGCCCTGGTGCTGGAGGTCGTGCCGCGCGGGCTACCCTTCACACAATCATCCGAGGATCGTCGTGGAGCGGCAACCCTTGACCGGGACCTTCGCGACTCAGTGACGCGGTTGCGAACCGCCCTGTCCCAGAAGCCGAGGGACGACGGATGTGTCGGGCGGAGTGTCTGAGAACGGGCCCCGCGAAGCGCAGGGCTGCCGTGGCGGAAGGGGGGTGGTCGAGATCCAACCGATCGTTCACCGCGGACATCGAGTGCGACGGTACAGGAGGCCGCGTCGAGCGGCCGACCCGCATGCGGAGGTGGTACATCGTGGATGTTCGGTCTATTGAGGGGGTCCCGGCCTCGCCGGAACACCGGGGAACTGTTCCAGTGTGGTGGCTTTTCAAGCCGAGGGAGTTAAAGGCGGCGACCGCCGGGGGGTACCTGGAACTCGTCAGCGAGTTTGAGGTCAAAGGGGGAGGCTCAGTGCACCCCCACCACCATCGCACGCACGAATTCTACTACGTCGTGAGCGGACGTGGGCGAATGACCGTCGCGGGTGAAACGCGGGAGATCGTTCAGGGCGATCTCGTGCACATTCCGCCCGACGTGGTCCACAGCCTAGCACCGATTAGCCCGCACGCGGCGATTAGATGTTTCTGCTTTGCCGTCGGCCTGCGCGATACCCCAGAGGTGAACTACTCGGCAGAGTAAG
This genomic stretch from bacterium harbors:
- a CDS encoding sugar phosphate isomerase/epimerase family protein, whose protein sequence is MILGACVWVYGDVPLADALARIADAGCDGVELPGEPDRMRASEVRRLLARHRLTPVALTASCKVPETRRDLGHPDPAVRSAAVAYVVECLRFAADAGVPLVQMLPSGESRLAPIADRADEWRWSVEAMRLAAREAERLGVRVAVEPLNRYEAYLVTTVDEGLAYLDAVASPWVGLTLDLFHANIEERTIPGAIGTAGARLFHVHVADTTREGLGRGHLDLETCIAGLHTIGYEGALVLEVVPRGLPFTQSSEDRRGAATLDRDLRDSVTRLRTALSQKPRDDGCVGRSV
- a CDS encoding cupin domain-containing protein; translated protein: MWWLFKPRELKAATAGGYLELVSEFEVKGGGSVHPHHHRTHEFYYVVSGRGRMTVAGETREIVQGDLVHIPPDVVHSLAPISPHAAIRCFCFAVGLRDTPEVNYSAE